Proteins co-encoded in one Capsicum annuum cultivar UCD-10X-F1 chromosome 9, UCD10Xv1.1, whole genome shotgun sequence genomic window:
- the LOC107841840 gene encoding histidine-containing phosphotransfer protein 4-like: MANQFAQYVANLRQALFDEQILNDEQFTELERYAADTPGRLEEICVGFFGHIVKFTDFMVLELQGPPYDSLSIDWLLDQFRGKTSVFGATRVTHQIDCMRNNLKDRNFEACKIAFEHIKLECQVLQLKLENYLKVKNQGPPAEI, encoded by the exons ATGGCAAACCAATTCGCTCAATACGTTGCCAATTTGCGACAGGCATTATTCGATGAg CAAATTCTTAATGATGAGCAATTTACTGAACTGGAAAGGTACGCAGCCGATACTCCAGGACGTCTTGAGGAAATTTGTGTTGGATTCTTCGGACACATTGTTAAGTTTACTGACTTCATGGTGCTGGAATT ACAAGGACCTCCCTACGATTCCCTTTCGATAGACTGGCTTCTTGATCAATTCAGAGGAAAAACCTCAGT TTTTGGAGCTACAAGAGTGACACATCAAATCGATTGCATGAGGAACAACTTGAAGGATAGAAATTTTGAAGC ATGTAAAATTGCATTTGAGCATATCAAACTGGAATGTCAGGTCCTGCAGCTCAAACTGGAGAATTACCTCAAG GTGAAAAATCAAGGTCCGCCTGCTGAGATTTAA
- the LOC107840974 gene encoding uncharacterized protein C3F10.06c isoform X2, with protein MENSPANLSIYKASRTIKRRENTLYNALRSIYEDSVFVGEISQLWPELPLLANLRCGLWYYKKFHSTCYFKSTDGHTNNWSFNTSRLNLHVALLAGQKGGCMIVDSTRKGKRFPDSMSKTIPIWTCVLNRAIWNYRVKFGSTRSAEKNESNDSIECGNTNNEDSYNWDCSLHLPLWVSNTERALVDERLDGWTEDLEASGADIASIALSLKKPLRPLWISQKTVIWLNEVPDCDSWDFTPIILVSTSSPSSNFQQRTTSEFSWRYIAGAGDDEESWARGLSPNLFWRHAYDLISSGPDTCNKKVADIIEKDRVYRAQRGENAPQISIKPSKSSGSSGHFPVREQLDLERLRMNIDEKSYDNDSISWLGETNLVVGTTQLAKDASGVDCVLNCDSETNSPYLEEFEAHLNLSIVSSKFDRSCLLRNLPSAVNFAKNNLRKGKTLLVCCSSGEDISICVCLAILTSLFDDRGRFDEGRFFSETRITKLELRRRLVFICQFAVSARPSRGNVKQVFNYLCGENVATTS; from the exons ATGGAGAATTCACCAGCAAACTTGAGCATATACAAAGCTTCAAGAACCATAAAAAGAAGAGAGAATACTCTATACAATGCCTTAAGATCAATATACGAAGATTCTGTATTCGTTGGTGAGATTTCTCAGCTATGGCCTGAGCTTCCGCTGTTGGCAAATCTCCGTTGCGGTCTTTGGTACTATAAAAAATTCCACTCGACTTGCTATTTCAAGTCGACTGACGGACATACCAACAACTGGTCTTTCAATACTTCTCGACTTAATCTCCATGTTGCTCTCCTTGCCG GACAGAAGGGAGGTTGTATGATTGTTGATTCAACGAGGAAAGGGAAGAGGTTTCCGGATAGTATGTCAAAGACAATACCTATTTGGACCTGTGTATTGAATCGTGCCATTTGGAACTACAGAGTGAAATTTGGCTCGACTAGAAGTGCAGAAAAAAAT GAGTCAAATGATTCCATTGAATGTGGTAATACTAATAATGAGGACTCATATAACTGGGATTGTTCCTTGCATCTCCCTTTATGGGTCTCGAATACTGAACGAGCGCTTGTCGATGAGCGTTTAGACGGATGGACCGAGGATTTGGAGGCGAGTGGTGCTGATATTGCCTCCATTGCTTTGTCGCTGAAGAAACCACTACGTCCATTATGGATTTCACAAAAAACTGTGATCTGGTTAAATGAAGTACCCGATTGTGATTCGTGGGATTTCACTCCAATAATACTTGTTTCTACGTCCTCCCCAAGTAGCAATTTTCAGCAAAGAACAACCTCGGAATTTAGTTGGAGGTACATAGCTGGAGCTGGAGACGACGAGGAAAGTTGGGCAAGAGGTCTGTCACCAAATCTTTTCTGGAGACATGCTTATGATCTCATAAGTTCGGGTCCCGATACGTGTAATAAGAAGGTAGCTGATATTATCGAAAAGGATAGGGTGTACCGTGCACAACGGGGAGAAAATGCTCCTCAAATATCTATTAAGCCTTCGAAATCTTCTGGAAGTAGCGGCCATTTTCCTGTTCGAGAACAACTAGACCTGGAGCGTCTACGTATGAACATAGATGAGAAGTCTTATGATAATGATTCCATATCTTGGCTGGGGGAAACGAATTTAGTAGTTGGCACAACTCAGCTTG CTAAGGATGCATCTGGTGTTGATTGTGTGTTGAATTGTGATTCGGAGACTAATTCTCCTTATCTCGAGGAGTTTGAAGCCCATCTAAATCTGTCGATTGTG AGTTCGAAGTTTGATCGGTCTTGTTTATTAAGAAATCTTCCTTCCGCGGTGAATTTTGCAAAGAACAACTTGAGAAAAGGGAAGACTCTCCTAGTTTGCTGCAGTAGTG GTGAAGATATTAGCATCTGTGTGTGTTTAGCTATCTTGACGTCATTATTTGACGACAGAG GGCGCTTTGATGAAGGGAGATTTTTTAGCGAGACACGAATCACTAAGTTGGAGTTGAGGCGAAGATTGGTATTCATCTGTCAATTTGCTGTGAGTGCTCGCCCGTCAAGAGGGAATGTCAAGCAGGTCTTTAATTATCTCTGTGGAGAAAATGTCGCGACAACTTCTTGA
- the LOC107840974 gene encoding tRNA A64-2'-O-ribosylphosphate transferase isoform X4: MLLAISSRLMDTPMIGLSILLVLTSTLPCLLKGGCMIVDSTRKGKRFPDSMSKTIPIWTCVLNRAIWNYRVKFGSTRSAEKNESNDSIECGNTNNEDSYNWDCSLHLPLWVSNTERALVDERLDGWTEDLEASGADIASIALSLKKPLRPLWISQKTVIWLNEVPDCDSWDFTPIILVSTSSPSSNFQQRTTSEFSWRYIAGAGDDEESWARGLSPNLFWRHAYDLISSGPDTCNKKVADIIEKDRVYRAQRGENAPQISIKPSKSSGSSGHFPVREQLDLERLRMNIDEKSYDNDSISWLGETNLVVGTTQLAKDASGVDCVLNCDSETNSPYLEEFEAHLNLSIVSSKFDRSCLLRNLPSAVNFAKNNLRKGKTLLVCCSSGEDISICVCLAILTSLFDDRGRFDEGRFFSETRITKLELRRRLVFICQFAVSARPSRGNVKQVFNYLCGENVATTS; encoded by the exons ATGCTACTTGCTATTTCAAGTCGACTGATGGACACGCCAATGATTGGTCTTTCAATACTTCTTGTCTTAACCTCCACGTTGCCCTGCTTGCTG AAGGGAGGTTGTATGATTGTTGATTCAACGAGGAAAGGGAAGAGGTTTCCGGATAGTATGTCAAAGACAATACCTATTTGGACCTGTGTATTGAATCGTGCCATTTGGAACTACAGAGTGAAATTTGGCTCGACTAGAAGTGCAGAAAAAAAT GAGTCAAATGATTCCATTGAATGTGGTAATACTAATAATGAGGACTCATATAACTGGGATTGTTCCTTGCATCTCCCTTTATGGGTCTCGAATACTGAACGAGCGCTTGTCGATGAGCGTTTAGACGGATGGACCGAGGATTTGGAGGCGAGTGGTGCTGATATTGCCTCCATTGCTTTGTCGCTGAAGAAACCACTACGTCCATTATGGATTTCACAAAAAACTGTGATCTGGTTAAATGAAGTACCCGATTGTGATTCGTGGGATTTCACTCCAATAATACTTGTTTCTACGTCCTCCCCAAGTAGCAATTTTCAGCAAAGAACAACCTCGGAATTTAGTTGGAGGTACATAGCTGGAGCTGGAGACGACGAGGAAAGTTGGGCAAGAGGTCTGTCACCAAATCTTTTCTGGAGACATGCTTATGATCTCATAAGTTCGGGTCCCGATACGTGTAATAAGAAGGTAGCTGATATTATCGAAAAGGATAGGGTGTACCGTGCACAACGGGGAGAAAATGCTCCTCAAATATCTATTAAGCCTTCGAAATCTTCTGGAAGTAGCGGCCATTTTCCTGTTCGAGAACAACTAGACCTGGAGCGTCTACGTATGAACATAGATGAGAAGTCTTATGATAATGATTCCATATCTTGGCTGGGGGAAACGAATTTAGTAGTTGGCACAACTCAGCTTG CTAAGGATGCATCTGGTGTTGATTGTGTGTTGAATTGTGATTCGGAGACTAATTCTCCTTATCTCGAGGAGTTTGAAGCCCATCTAAATCTGTCGATTGTG AGTTCGAAGTTTGATCGGTCTTGTTTATTAAGAAATCTTCCTTCCGCGGTGAATTTTGCAAAGAACAACTTGAGAAAAGGGAAGACTCTCCTAGTTTGCTGCAGTAGTG GTGAAGATATTAGCATCTGTGTGTGTTTAGCTATCTTGACGTCATTATTTGACGACAGAG GGCGCTTTGATGAAGGGAGATTTTTTAGCGAGACACGAATCACTAAGTTGGAGTTGAGGCGAAGATTGGTATTCATCTGTCAATTTGCTGTGAGTGCTCGCCCGTCAAGAGGGAATGTCAAGCAGGTCTTTAATTATCTCTGTGGAGAAAATGTCGCGACAACTTCTTGA
- the LOC107840974 gene encoding uncharacterized protein C3F10.06c isoform X3 has translation MENSPANLSIYKASRTIKRRENTLYNALRSIYEDSVFVGEISQLWPELPLLANLRCGLWYYKKFHSTCYFKSTDGHTNNWSFNTSRLNLHVALLAENVYCGLCYHQKFHSTCYFKSTNGHTNKWSFNTFGLNLPGALLAGQKGGCMIVDSTRKGKRFPDSMSKTIPIWTCVLNRAIWNYRVKFGSTRSAEKNESNDSIECGNTNNEDSYNWDCSLHLPLWVSNTERALVDERLDGWTEDLEASGADIASIALSLKKPLRPLWISQKTVIWLNEVPDCDSWDFTPIILVSTSSPSSNFQQRTTSEFSWRYIAGAGDDEESWARGLSPNLFWRHAYDLISSGPDTCNKKVADIIEKDRVYRAQRGENAPQISIKPSKSSGSSGHFPVREQLDLERLRMNIDEKSYDNDSISWLGETNLVVGTTQLGEDISICVCLAILTSLFDDRGRFDEGRFFSETRITKLELRRRLVFICQFAVSARPSRGNVKQVFNYLCGENVATTS, from the exons ATGGAGAATTCACCAGCAAACTTGAGCATATACAAAGCTTCAAGAACCATAAAAAGAAGAGAGAATACTCTATACAATGCCTTAAGATCAATATACGAAGATTCTGTATTCGTTGGTGAGATTTCTCAGCTATGGCCTGAGCTTCCGCTGTTGGCAAATCTCCGTTGCGGTCTTTGGTACTATAAAAAATTCCACTCGACTTGCTATTTCAAGTCGACTGACGGACATACCAACAACTGGTCTTTCAATACTTCTCGACTTAATCTCCATGTTGCTCTCCTTGCCG AAAACGTCTATTGTGGTCTTTGCTACCATCAAAAATTCCACTCAACGTGCTATTTCAAGTCGACTAATGGACACACCAATAAATGGTCTTTCAATACTTTTGGGCTTAACCTCCCTGGTGCCCTCCTTGCTG GACAGAAGGGAGGTTGTATGATTGTTGATTCAACGAGGAAAGGGAAGAGGTTTCCGGATAGTATGTCAAAGACAATACCTATTTGGACCTGTGTATTGAATCGTGCCATTTGGAACTACAGAGTGAAATTTGGCTCGACTAGAAGTGCAGAAAAAAAT GAGTCAAATGATTCCATTGAATGTGGTAATACTAATAATGAGGACTCATATAACTGGGATTGTTCCTTGCATCTCCCTTTATGGGTCTCGAATACTGAACGAGCGCTTGTCGATGAGCGTTTAGACGGATGGACCGAGGATTTGGAGGCGAGTGGTGCTGATATTGCCTCCATTGCTTTGTCGCTGAAGAAACCACTACGTCCATTATGGATTTCACAAAAAACTGTGATCTGGTTAAATGAAGTACCCGATTGTGATTCGTGGGATTTCACTCCAATAATACTTGTTTCTACGTCCTCCCCAAGTAGCAATTTTCAGCAAAGAACAACCTCGGAATTTAGTTGGAGGTACATAGCTGGAGCTGGAGACGACGAGGAAAGTTGGGCAAGAGGTCTGTCACCAAATCTTTTCTGGAGACATGCTTATGATCTCATAAGTTCGGGTCCCGATACGTGTAATAAGAAGGTAGCTGATATTATCGAAAAGGATAGGGTGTACCGTGCACAACGGGGAGAAAATGCTCCTCAAATATCTATTAAGCCTTCGAAATCTTCTGGAAGTAGCGGCCATTTTCCTGTTCGAGAACAACTAGACCTGGAGCGTCTACGTATGAACATAGATGAGAAGTCTTATGATAATGATTCCATATCTTGGCTGGGGGAAACGAATTTAGTAGTTGGCACAACTCAGCTTG GTGAAGATATTAGCATCTGTGTGTGTTTAGCTATCTTGACGTCATTATTTGACGACAGAG GGCGCTTTGATGAAGGGAGATTTTTTAGCGAGACACGAATCACTAAGTTGGAGTTGAGGCGAAGATTGGTATTCATCTGTCAATTTGCTGTGAGTGCTCGCCCGTCAAGAGGGAATGTCAAGCAGGTCTTTAATTATCTCTGTGGAGAAAATGTCGCGACAACTTCTTGA
- the LOC107840974 gene encoding uncharacterized protein C3F10.06c isoform X1 has product MENSPANLSIYKASRTIKRRENTLYNALRSIYEDSVFVGEISQLWPELPLLANLRCGLWYYKKFHSTCYFKSTDGHTNNWSFNTSRLNLHVALLAENVYCGLCYHQKFHSTCYFKSTNGHTNKWSFNTFGLNLPGALLAGQKGGCMIVDSTRKGKRFPDSMSKTIPIWTCVLNRAIWNYRVKFGSTRSAEKNESNDSIECGNTNNEDSYNWDCSLHLPLWVSNTERALVDERLDGWTEDLEASGADIASIALSLKKPLRPLWISQKTVIWLNEVPDCDSWDFTPIILVSTSSPSSNFQQRTTSEFSWRYIAGAGDDEESWARGLSPNLFWRHAYDLISSGPDTCNKKVADIIEKDRVYRAQRGENAPQISIKPSKSSGSSGHFPVREQLDLERLRMNIDEKSYDNDSISWLGETNLVVGTTQLAKDASGVDCVLNCDSETNSPYLEEFEAHLNLSIVSSKFDRSCLLRNLPSAVNFAKNNLRKGKTLLVCCSSGEDISICVCLAILTSLFDDRGRFDEGRFFSETRITKLELRRRLVFICQFAVSARPSRGNVKQVFNYLCGENVATTS; this is encoded by the exons ATGGAGAATTCACCAGCAAACTTGAGCATATACAAAGCTTCAAGAACCATAAAAAGAAGAGAGAATACTCTATACAATGCCTTAAGATCAATATACGAAGATTCTGTATTCGTTGGTGAGATTTCTCAGCTATGGCCTGAGCTTCCGCTGTTGGCAAATCTCCGTTGCGGTCTTTGGTACTATAAAAAATTCCACTCGACTTGCTATTTCAAGTCGACTGACGGACATACCAACAACTGGTCTTTCAATACTTCTCGACTTAATCTCCATGTTGCTCTCCTTGCCG AAAACGTCTATTGTGGTCTTTGCTACCATCAAAAATTCCACTCAACGTGCTATTTCAAGTCGACTAATGGACACACCAATAAATGGTCTTTCAATACTTTTGGGCTTAACCTCCCTGGTGCCCTCCTTGCTG GACAGAAGGGAGGTTGTATGATTGTTGATTCAACGAGGAAAGGGAAGAGGTTTCCGGATAGTATGTCAAAGACAATACCTATTTGGACCTGTGTATTGAATCGTGCCATTTGGAACTACAGAGTGAAATTTGGCTCGACTAGAAGTGCAGAAAAAAAT GAGTCAAATGATTCCATTGAATGTGGTAATACTAATAATGAGGACTCATATAACTGGGATTGTTCCTTGCATCTCCCTTTATGGGTCTCGAATACTGAACGAGCGCTTGTCGATGAGCGTTTAGACGGATGGACCGAGGATTTGGAGGCGAGTGGTGCTGATATTGCCTCCATTGCTTTGTCGCTGAAGAAACCACTACGTCCATTATGGATTTCACAAAAAACTGTGATCTGGTTAAATGAAGTACCCGATTGTGATTCGTGGGATTTCACTCCAATAATACTTGTTTCTACGTCCTCCCCAAGTAGCAATTTTCAGCAAAGAACAACCTCGGAATTTAGTTGGAGGTACATAGCTGGAGCTGGAGACGACGAGGAAAGTTGGGCAAGAGGTCTGTCACCAAATCTTTTCTGGAGACATGCTTATGATCTCATAAGTTCGGGTCCCGATACGTGTAATAAGAAGGTAGCTGATATTATCGAAAAGGATAGGGTGTACCGTGCACAACGGGGAGAAAATGCTCCTCAAATATCTATTAAGCCTTCGAAATCTTCTGGAAGTAGCGGCCATTTTCCTGTTCGAGAACAACTAGACCTGGAGCGTCTACGTATGAACATAGATGAGAAGTCTTATGATAATGATTCCATATCTTGGCTGGGGGAAACGAATTTAGTAGTTGGCACAACTCAGCTTG CTAAGGATGCATCTGGTGTTGATTGTGTGTTGAATTGTGATTCGGAGACTAATTCTCCTTATCTCGAGGAGTTTGAAGCCCATCTAAATCTGTCGATTGTG AGTTCGAAGTTTGATCGGTCTTGTTTATTAAGAAATCTTCCTTCCGCGGTGAATTTTGCAAAGAACAACTTGAGAAAAGGGAAGACTCTCCTAGTTTGCTGCAGTAGTG GTGAAGATATTAGCATCTGTGTGTGTTTAGCTATCTTGACGTCATTATTTGACGACAGAG GGCGCTTTGATGAAGGGAGATTTTTTAGCGAGACACGAATCACTAAGTTGGAGTTGAGGCGAAGATTGGTATTCATCTGTCAATTTGCTGTGAGTGCTCGCCCGTCAAGAGGGAATGTCAAGCAGGTCTTTAATTATCTCTGTGGAGAAAATGTCGCGACAACTTCTTGA
- the LOC124887256 gene encoding 30S ribosomal protein S7, chloroplastic-like, whose amino-acid sequence MSRRGTAEKKTAKSDPIYRNRLVNMLVNRILKHGKKSLAYQIIYRAVKKIQQKTETNPLSVLRQAIRGVTPDITVKARRVGGSTHQVPIEIGSTQGKALAIRWLLAASRKRPGRNMAFKLSFELVDAAKGSGDAIHKKEETHKMAEANRAFAHFR is encoded by the coding sequence ATGTCACGTCGAGGTACTGCAGAAAAAAAAACAGCAAAATCCGATCCAATTTATCGTAATCGATTAGTTAACATGTTGGTTAACCGTATTCTGAAACATGGAAAAAAATCATTGGCTTATCAAATTATTTATCGAGCCGTGAAAAAGATTCAACAAAAGACAGAAACAAATCCACTATCCGTTTTACGTCAAGCAATACGTGGAGTAACTCCCGATATAACAGTAAAAGCAAGACGTGTAGGTGGATCGACTCATCAAGTTCCCATTGAAATAGGATCCACACAAGGAAAAGCACTTGCCATTCGTTGGTTATTAGCGGCATCCCGAAAACGTCCGGGTCGAAATATGGCTTTCAAATTAAGTTTCGAATTAGTGGATGCTGCCAAAGGGAGTGGCGATGCCATACACAAAAAGGAAGAGACTCATAAAATGGCAGAGGCAAATAGAGCTTTTGCACATTTTCGTTAA